From a region of the Sebastes umbrosus isolate fSebUmb1 chromosome 10, fSebUmb1.pri, whole genome shotgun sequence genome:
- the ndnfl gene encoding protein NDNF isoform X2 has translation MAPVSLSWCLGAALALFCGSPWPQVHSALAPENEVPLRPTTWFPEGKITSVTLPKGRTRRLYFTLKKKAPVMSVTVSPCDLPIEWSLAARTLKDKPLKSLQWSTKKSMPEVWWRGPGIEEKMHSFTGNAVDTFRGPSNPQASIYILRLRSKQQNTRATVYLHEGLGQSGAFPLLPADPRVHTLGVGMTSVTLSWAPSASITSLPQTQKSYDYCVLVNSQQNYPSLCAARESTGKKQDPKEEKKERRRRVTAWPILKEWWWQQWDSYPEPQSPPSSLADELNGTSMAYKGMFAKTHEEARPAIVTLREGELRWVTFGDRGSNSEQFFTFRPRGWQQSGLLTLQSCSGGEKVKVTVSNKGQVLTSQAVGGDLVHIWLQGSPSYLIHLEREGTTAGQISAAAADPALPGGLMASVKMQTSSAYHRRGVPSLPSTLQIKSFNRLRGCNSVTLAWMGTEERSLYCVYRRKLGEHEAEAGGAEAGGASAPCLGPESRSDTERVLCKYFQELNPRRAVTTAVIGGLEPGMAYVFDVYLMRRWGIPIKYASKMVKTRKEC, from the exons ATGGCACCCGTGTCCCTGTCCTGGTGTCTCGGTGCAGCTTTGGCACTGTTTTGTGGCTCTCCGTGGCCCCAGGTGCACTCCGCCCTGGCACCTGAGAATGAGGTGCCACTGCGCCCAACGACATGGTTCCCAGAGGGAAAGATCACCTCTGTAACTCTCCCTAAAGGACGAACTCGCAG GCTATACTTCACGCTGAAGAAGAAGGCTCCGGTGATGTCGGTGACTGTCAGCCCCTGTGACCTCCCCATCGAATGGAGCTTGGCAGCCCGCACCCTGAAGGACAAACCCCTCAAGAGCCTGCAGT GGAGCACCAAAAAGAGTATGCCCGAGGTGTGGTGGCGAGGTCCCGGGATTGAGGAGAAAATGCACAGCTTCACAGGCAACGCAGTTGACACCTTCCGGGGTCCTTCCAATCCCCAGGCGTCCATCTACATCCTGAGGCTGCGCTCTAAACAGCAGAACACCAGAGCTACAGTGTACCTCCACGAAGGCCTGGGGCAGTCAGGCGCCTTCCCTCTGCTCCCAGCTGACCCCAGAGTTCACACATTAGGTGTGGGCATGACCAGTGTCACCCTCAGCTGGGCGCCCAGTGCCTCCATCACCAGCCTCCCGCAAACGCAGAAAAGCTACGACTACTGTGTCCTCGTCAACTCTCAGCAAAACTACCCCAGCCTCTGTGCCGCACGAGAGAGCACGGGGAAAAAGCAAGACccgaaagaagaaaagaaggagagaaggaggagagtgaCGGCGTGGCCGATTTTGAAAGAGTGGTGGTGGCAGCAGTGGGACTCGTATCCTGAACCCCAGAGTCCACCTTCCTCCCTCGCTGATGA GCTGAACGGGACCAGCATGGCGTACAAGGGGATGTTCGCTAAAACGCACGAGGAGGCTCGGCCGGCGATCGTCACACTAAGAGAAGGGGAGCTGAGGTGGGTGACCTTCGGCGACAGAGGCTCCAACTCGGAGCAGTTCTTCACTTTCCGTCCTCGGGGCTGGCAGCAGAGCGGCCTCCTCACCTTGCAGAGCTGCAGTGGAGGTGAAAAGGTCAAAGTCACCGTATCCAATAAAGGTCAGGTTTTGACCTCCCAGGCTGTAGGGGGAGATTTAGTGCACATTTGGCTCCAGGGAAGTCCGTCCTATCTCATCCACTTGGAGAGAGAAGGAACTACCGCCGGCCagatctctgctgctgctgcagacccGGCTCTACCAGGAGGTCTGATGGCTTCAGTCAAAATGCAGACCTCCTCCGCCTACCACCGCAGAGGGGTCCCATCTCTGCCCTCCACCTTGCAGATCAAATCCTTCAACCGGTTGCGTGGTTGCAACAGTGTCACCCTAGCATGGATGGGCACAGAGGAAAGGAGCCTGTACTGCGTGTACCGCAGAAAGCTGGGAGAGCATGAAGCAGAGGCAGGGGGAGCAGAGGCAGGGGGAGCATCGGCGCCCTGTCTGGGACCAGAGTCCCGCTCTGACACCGAGAGGGTTCTCTGCAAGTATTTCCAGGAGCTGAATCCTCGGCGGGCCGTCACTACAGCTGTGATCGGGGGCCTGGAGCCAGGGATGGCCTATGTGTTTGATGTCTATCTAATGAGACGCTGGGGGATCCCTATCAAGTACGCCAGCAAGATGGTGAAGACCAGAAAGGAATGCTGA
- the ndnfl gene encoding protein NDNF isoform X1, with amino-acid sequence MAPVSLSWCLGAALALFCGSPWPQVHSALAPENEVPLRPTTWFPEGKITSVTLPKGRTRRLYFTLKKKAPVMSVTVSPCDLPIEWSLAARTLKDKPLKSLQWSTKKSMPEVWWRGPGIEEKMHSFTGNAVDTFRGPSNPQASIYILRLRSKQQNTRATVYLHEGLGQSGAFPLLPADPRVHTLGVGMTSVTLSWAPSASITSLPQTQKSYDYCVLVNSQQNYPSLCAARESTGKKQDPKEEKKERRRRVTAWPILKEWWWQQWDSYPEPQSPPSSLADEYADLQCACQGTESVCTVSELLPDTQYYFDVFVIDRLNGTSMAYKGMFAKTHEEARPAIVTLREGELRWVTFGDRGSNSEQFFTFRPRGWQQSGLLTLQSCSGGEKVKVTVSNKGQVLTSQAVGGDLVHIWLQGSPSYLIHLEREGTTAGQISAAAADPALPGGLMASVKMQTSSAYHRRGVPSLPSTLQIKSFNRLRGCNSVTLAWMGTEERSLYCVYRRKLGEHEAEAGGAEAGGASAPCLGPESRSDTERVLCKYFQELNPRRAVTTAVIGGLEPGMAYVFDVYLMRRWGIPIKYASKMVKTRKEC; translated from the exons ATGGCACCCGTGTCCCTGTCCTGGTGTCTCGGTGCAGCTTTGGCACTGTTTTGTGGCTCTCCGTGGCCCCAGGTGCACTCCGCCCTGGCACCTGAGAATGAGGTGCCACTGCGCCCAACGACATGGTTCCCAGAGGGAAAGATCACCTCTGTAACTCTCCCTAAAGGACGAACTCGCAG GCTATACTTCACGCTGAAGAAGAAGGCTCCGGTGATGTCGGTGACTGTCAGCCCCTGTGACCTCCCCATCGAATGGAGCTTGGCAGCCCGCACCCTGAAGGACAAACCCCTCAAGAGCCTGCAGT GGAGCACCAAAAAGAGTATGCCCGAGGTGTGGTGGCGAGGTCCCGGGATTGAGGAGAAAATGCACAGCTTCACAGGCAACGCAGTTGACACCTTCCGGGGTCCTTCCAATCCCCAGGCGTCCATCTACATCCTGAGGCTGCGCTCTAAACAGCAGAACACCAGAGCTACAGTGTACCTCCACGAAGGCCTGGGGCAGTCAGGCGCCTTCCCTCTGCTCCCAGCTGACCCCAGAGTTCACACATTAGGTGTGGGCATGACCAGTGTCACCCTCAGCTGGGCGCCCAGTGCCTCCATCACCAGCCTCCCGCAAACGCAGAAAAGCTACGACTACTGTGTCCTCGTCAACTCTCAGCAAAACTACCCCAGCCTCTGTGCCGCACGAGAGAGCACGGGGAAAAAGCAAGACccgaaagaagaaaagaaggagagaaggaggagagtgaCGGCGTGGCCGATTTTGAAAGAGTGGTGGTGGCAGCAGTGGGACTCGTATCCTGAACCCCAGAGTCCACCTTCCTCCCTCGCTGATGAGTACGCTGACCTCCAGTGTGCGTGTCAGGGGACGGAGAGCGTTTGCACTGTCTCTGAGCTCCTGCCTGACACCCAGTATTACTTTGACGTCTTCGTGATCGACAGGCTGAACGGGACCAGCATGGCGTACAAGGGGATGTTCGCTAAAACGCACGAGGAGGCTCGGCCGGCGATCGTCACACTAAGAGAAGGGGAGCTGAGGTGGGTGACCTTCGGCGACAGAGGCTCCAACTCGGAGCAGTTCTTCACTTTCCGTCCTCGGGGCTGGCAGCAGAGCGGCCTCCTCACCTTGCAGAGCTGCAGTGGAGGTGAAAAGGTCAAAGTCACCGTATCCAATAAAGGTCAGGTTTTGACCTCCCAGGCTGTAGGGGGAGATTTAGTGCACATTTGGCTCCAGGGAAGTCCGTCCTATCTCATCCACTTGGAGAGAGAAGGAACTACCGCCGGCCagatctctgctgctgctgcagacccGGCTCTACCAGGAGGTCTGATGGCTTCAGTCAAAATGCAGACCTCCTCCGCCTACCACCGCAGAGGGGTCCCATCTCTGCCCTCCACCTTGCAGATCAAATCCTTCAACCGGTTGCGTGGTTGCAACAGTGTCACCCTAGCATGGATGGGCACAGAGGAAAGGAGCCTGTACTGCGTGTACCGCAGAAAGCTGGGAGAGCATGAAGCAGAGGCAGGGGGAGCAGAGGCAGGGGGAGCATCGGCGCCCTGTCTGGGACCAGAGTCCCGCTCTGACACCGAGAGGGTTCTCTGCAAGTATTTCCAGGAGCTGAATCCTCGGCGGGCCGTCACTACAGCTGTGATCGGGGGCCTGGAGCCAGGGATGGCCTATGTGTTTGATGTCTATCTAATGAGACGCTGGGGGATCCCTATCAAGTACGCCAGCAAGATGGTGAAGACCAGAAAGGAATGCTGA